GATTATGTATCCACTACTGATAAGGATAATGGTATCAAGGCCTTTTTGGATACGATGAACATTGAAACGGTAGATATTGCGGGAGAGTTCAATGCATGGGAGCGCGAGCCAATGTTTCGTCAGCCTGATGGTACTTATACATTTACCAAACCACTTTCTGCGATACAGAATACAGAGTTCAAGTTTAGGGTCAATGGAGAGAACTGGGTAGAACCACCTTTTTATGTCAGCAATGCTATTGGCACGCCTTACCATTTCCGTTTTTATAATTCAAAAAACTTTCTTTTCAGATCAGAAAGAGAACTAGTTCAGCAAGGGTATTATAAGGAAGGAAGAAATGTGGTTTTCCGCTGTGACTTGAACAAATTCACGGATATTATTCCATTGGAATGGTCACATGTGTATGTGACGAATATCTATGTGAAGACTGTATGTCTGGTAGGAGATATAAGTGATTGGAAAGTGGGGAATATGGAAATGGAAGAAGTGGCAGAAGGAGTTTATGAATATGCGATTCCGATTGAGCAATTTGAAGTGGGAAAAAGTTATGAGTTTCTGTTTATGATCAATGGGATGTTTTTTGTGAAAGTGCCAACAAAGACAGCTAACATAACCAAAGGGTATTTGTGGAAAGATCGGGGAATGTTCAGCTTTTCACTAACCTTGGATGACCAGAGTTTTAGTCAGGTGAATTGATTACCGACTTTTATCCCTGCTCTTATGATTAATGGAGGTACAGTAGTGGGCTTTACACTTTTTAGCCTTTAGAATTAAGGTAAGTTCTTTACTATTTTGTATTTTCATTACACCAACCTAAAGGTTCTATCCAGAGCCTGTTATTCTAATCTCATCGCATAAAAATAAACAGCTATGAAAATTTTTGTTGTGTATCACAGCCAATATGGGCATACCGAAAAAGTTGCCAAATCAGTTGCGGATGGTGCTAAAAAAGGAGGTGCAGATGTTACGTTACTGACAGCCAAAGAAGCAATTGATCAGTTAGACAGTCTGGACGGAGCTGACGCTATTATTTTTGGGTCTCCTACTTATATGGGCAGTGTCTCGGCAGGGTTAAAGGAGTTTTTGGAAGCTGCATCCAAAAAATGGCAGAGCCAGGCATGGAAAGACAAGATTGCGGCAGGTTTTACCAATTCAGGTTCACAGAGTGGGGACAAGCTAAATACATTGGGAGATATTTACCTTTTTGCCATGCAGCAGAGTATGATCTGGACAAGTATGGGCATACTGCCTGGCAATAACTCCTCAGGAGGAAGTGTAGATGATTTGAATAGGATAGGAGCCTACTCAGGTTTAATGACACAGTCGAATGTAGATGAAGGACCTGATAAAGCACCTTTGGACAGTGATCTTAAAACTGCTGAGTTTTTAGGGGAGAGAGTAGCTCAGGTTACAAAAAGGTGGATTAACGGAAAATAAGGCATTGACATAGTCACGCTGAAGAAAGGCATAAAACAAAATGGATGTTTTATGCTTTTTATTTTTATGAATATGTAAATAGATGTAAGCAAAGCAATGGCTTATATCCTATTTTTCAGAAACATTTTTATATTAGTCAGTTGTCTTGATTATCAATTGAAAAGGTAATAGGATAACTACTTTTTTGGGTTTTACTAACAGACAGACTATGGCAAAGGAAGTGAAAGACCCGGGGTTAGGTGTAAAATATTATCAGAAAGCCCGCAGGATTATCAATAAGGATGGAAGTTTTAATGTACACCGTATAGGGGTTGAATCTAGAGGCAAAGCCATGTACCATTGGCTGCTGACCACTTCGTGGACTAATTTTTTGGTAATGCTGATTGGTTTACTGTTAGGAATCAATGTTGTATTTGCTGTTGTTTATTTCCTGATAGGAGTTGAGCATATTTCAGGAGCAGTACCATTGGGAGGTACGAAAGACTTTGCTACTACCTTTTTCTTTAGTGTTCAAACTTTTACAACAGTAGGGTATGGGGCATTATCTCCAGAAGGAATGCTAACGAGTATGGTTGCCAGCTTGGAAGCACTTACAGGCTTGATGATCTCGGCTATGGCAACAGGTTTGCTATTTGCCCGATTCTCCAAGCCATCGGCCAATATTCTTTACAGTGAAAGCTTATTGATCACCCCTTATCGAGGTAGTTCCACGCCAAGTTTACAATTCAGAATTGCGAATAAGCGAAAAAATACCCTGATGGAGATGGAGGCGATCGTCATTTTTGCGATTGAACAAAAGGAAGAAGATGGTTTGTTTCACCGACATTATTACGAATTAACGTTAGAGATTGACAAGATTCACTTCTTTCCGCTAAGCTGGACGATTGTACATGTTATTGATGCGGATAGTCCATTGTATGGTGTGACCAAAGAAGAGATGCTTGAGAATGAGGCAGAAGTGTTAATCTTGACAAAAGGTTACGACGATAGTTATGGAGAAGTATTGCATTCAAGACATTCTTATTATGTATCAGAATTCGTTTGGGACAAGCGTTTCAAACGTGCTTATAGGGTAAACAAGGAAGGGAATTTTGTGATGGACTTGAAAGACCTGCATGCAACTGAGCCAATCTTCGAGTAAGAATAATTTGATGGTGGAAATAAATCACCTATATAAATTGAGATAAATAGAAATTTAGTCTAACATGTTGATAGTTAAGCCCTATTTACTACATTGTCTCAAATGAAATCTGAAGCGCAAAAAGCAATCGAGACCAAACTCTTCTACTATGAACATCATTTAGAGGATAAGAAGAAGTATAGAGCAATTTCTATTAAGAAAGAGGAAGAAGAAAGGCTAACGGTAGAAATACAATGTTTTCAGGCTTTTATTGATGACCTGAAAAGTATTTTACAGAAGT
This portion of the Limibacter armeniacum genome encodes:
- a CDS encoding flavodoxin family protein is translated as MKIFVVYHSQYGHTEKVAKSVADGAKKGGADVTLLTAKEAIDQLDSLDGADAIIFGSPTYMGSVSAGLKEFLEAASKKWQSQAWKDKIAAGFTNSGSQSGDKLNTLGDIYLFAMQQSMIWTSMGILPGNNSSGGSVDDLNRIGAYSGLMTQSNVDEGPDKAPLDSDLKTAEFLGERVAQVTKRWINGK
- a CDS encoding ion channel, producing MAKEVKDPGLGVKYYQKARRIINKDGSFNVHRIGVESRGKAMYHWLLTTSWTNFLVMLIGLLLGINVVFAVVYFLIGVEHISGAVPLGGTKDFATTFFFSVQTFTTVGYGALSPEGMLTSMVASLEALTGLMISAMATGLLFARFSKPSANILYSESLLITPYRGSSTPSLQFRIANKRKNTLMEMEAIVIFAIEQKEEDGLFHRHYYELTLEIDKIHFFPLSWTIVHVIDADSPLYGVTKEEMLENEAEVLILTKGYDDSYGEVLHSRHSYYVSEFVWDKRFKRAYRVNKEGNFVMDLKDLHATEPIFE